In uncultured Methanobacterium sp., a genomic segment contains:
- a CDS encoding tripartite tricarboxylate transporter permease codes for MFDILLACIIGVLCGVVTGLIPGIHVNTVGAFVFSASPFLLYSYSPEVLAVFLLSMSISHALMEFIPSMFLGVPEEGTVLSVMPGHHLLLQGRGKEAIRLVSLGGFGAMITTILLLPLFMVGLPPLYGFLKPYIWIILSVVVVYMLIRLSRDWTALIWSSILFLFSGIMGWTALNSPLSSSVSLLCLFSGLFGVSTLLFSLSQKSILPPQNRHHHLEIDGDIIRGIFAGGIAGSILGFLPGMGPAQGSLLAQELSGSSDTGSEREGFLVAMSGVNVSDALFSLIAIYLIGNPRSGIAVYVNQLLQGLDFNHLLIMIFSSVTAVSISLVLCIKLGDWFSNSIEKINYEKLSGVVIIFMSFLVVLFGVMEHANLLFVLVTYVTSIALGLLPHYLDINKSNLMGVLIVPAIVVYIGMG; via the coding sequence GTGTTTGATATTCTATTAGCCTGCATCATTGGAGTTTTATGTGGTGTTGTGACTGGTTTAATTCCTGGAATCCATGTAAACACTGTTGGGGCATTTGTTTTCTCGGCATCGCCCTTTTTACTTTACTCCTATTCACCGGAAGTTCTGGCGGTTTTTTTATTGTCAATGTCCATTTCCCATGCGCTAATGGAGTTTATCCCTTCAATGTTTTTGGGAGTGCCTGAAGAAGGAACTGTGCTTTCAGTAATGCCTGGACATCATCTCTTACTTCAAGGAAGGGGAAAAGAAGCCATACGTCTGGTTTCATTGGGTGGGTTTGGGGCCATGATCACAACTATACTTCTTTTACCTCTTTTCATGGTGGGATTACCTCCATTATATGGATTTTTAAAGCCATATATCTGGATTATACTGTCAGTGGTGGTGGTTTACATGTTAATACGCCTTAGCAGGGATTGGACTGCATTGATCTGGTCTTCAATTTTATTTCTTTTCTCAGGGATCATGGGATGGACAGCCCTTAATTCTCCATTATCTTCAAGTGTTTCGCTTTTATGTCTGTTTTCAGGCCTTTTTGGGGTAAGCACCCTGCTTTTTAGTCTTTCCCAGAAATCTATCTTACCTCCCCAAAACCGGCACCATCACCTTGAAATTGATGGAGATATTATTCGAGGGATATTCGCTGGAGGAATTGCAGGTAGTATCCTGGGATTTTTACCTGGAATGGGACCTGCACAGGGAAGTCTTCTGGCCCAGGAATTAAGTGGTAGCTCAGACACCGGGAGTGAAAGGGAGGGATTTCTAGTGGCCATGAGTGGGGTAAATGTATCAGATGCTCTATTTTCCCTGATAGCAATCTACTTAATTGGTAACCCGCGTAGTGGGATCGCAGTTTACGTTAACCAGCTGTTACAGGGGTTAGATTTCAATCATCTCCTGATCATGATCTTTTCGTCTGTAACTGCAGTATCCATTTCACTGGTGCTTTGCATAAAATTAGGGGACTGGTTCAGCAATTCAATAGAAAAAATAAATTATGAAAAACTATCCGGGGTGGTTATAATCTTTATGAGTTTTCTGGTGGTTCTTTTTGGAGTGATGGAACATGCAAACCTCCTTTTTGTCCTGGTGACCTACGTAACTTCAATTGCTCTAGGATTACTCCCCCATTATCTTGATATTAACAAATCCAACCTTATGGGTGTTCTAATTGTTCCTGCAATTGTGGTTTACATTGGAATGGGTTAA
- a CDS encoding elongation factor 1-beta, with protein MGEVVATIKLMPESPEVDLAQLNEKVTQSIPEGTELHKIEEEPIAFGLVALNVTVVVDDGEGGTEKAEEVFAQIDDVASVEVVDVRRLM; from the coding sequence ATGGGAGAAGTAGTTGCAACCATAAAATTAATGCCAGAAAGTCCCGAAGTGGATCTTGCTCAGTTAAATGAAAAAGTTACTCAATCAATACCTGAAGGAACTGAGCTACACAAAATTGAAGAAGAACCAATAGCTTTTGGTCTGGTAGCTCTCAACGTAACAGTAGTGGTTGATGATGGTGAAGGTGGAACAGAAAAAGCTGAAGAAGTCTTTGCTCAGATCGACGATGTTGCCAGTGTGGAAGTTGTGGACGTACGCCGGTTAATGTAA
- a CDS encoding delta 1-pyrroline-5-carboxylate synthetase, whose amino-acid sequence MEWVVKIGGSLFPHYSINLAQQLVGEDVLIICGGGQMANQIREYHRELNFSPTASHKTAILCMDILAMLLADKVKGAEAVKSLEEAKNVLGEGKLPVLIPSMLLEYLDPLEHSWRVTSDSISLYLSDLLDAKLLITTDVDGIYTHRPSLDGAQFIKEISAKKLLNFGETSLDESFAELLLKYKTSTYVVNGKHPERVLAILDGRSSINTFIGGD is encoded by the coding sequence ATGGAATGGGTGGTTAAAATCGGTGGAAGTCTATTTCCCCACTATTCAATCAATTTAGCTCAACAATTGGTGGGTGAAGATGTTTTGATAATCTGTGGAGGTGGTCAGATGGCCAACCAGATCAGGGAATACCACCGTGAATTGAATTTTTCCCCCACTGCCAGTCATAAAACTGCTATTTTATGTATGGATATATTGGCAATGCTCCTGGCTGACAAGGTTAAAGGAGCAGAGGCAGTCAAATCGTTAGAAGAAGCTAAAAATGTTCTGGGTGAGGGAAAATTACCAGTTTTAATCCCATCAATGCTCCTTGAATATCTGGATCCACTGGAACACTCCTGGAGGGTAACCTCTGATTCCATCTCATTATACCTATCAGATCTGCTTGATGCGAAACTATTAATAACCACGGATGTAGATGGTATATACACACATAGACCATCACTGGATGGCGCCCAATTCATCAAGGAAATTAGTGCAAAAAAACTTCTAAATTTTGGTGAAACATCACTAGATGAGAGCTTTGCTGAGCTTTTACTTAAATATAAAACCAGCACTTATGTTGTTAATGGCAAACACCCCGAGAGGGTTCTGGCCATATTAGACGGGCGAAGCTCTATAAACACGTTTATCGGAGGAGATTGA
- a CDS encoding type II secretion system F family protein: MVFGGIKKVFNRIGNLTVNSSQKVGGGVQKVGEGVQKPVKRIREVERPKISRPAIKKESQTDLSTFEPSKSVSKTQSPRKVIKKMGMEKDEIEIFRDLIDQKYERKEKPEDEDKAKKAAVHKASLEELLKEEEKAGLDPKLILIMGILAFAVIFTVIVVLGFGVEIGLVFGIIILLMTMFIVYMPKIKLGGRSTAASRELPFALRQMATELRAGIGLHDSMRSVAMSGYGPLSEEFARALEEIKYGETTEKALVDMSDRINSEGLTRAIYQITRTLSSGGDLAKTLSVIADDTAYEMRMKLKDYAQKLNSFTMIYMFVAILGPVITMIMLIAASTVMGPIVPPMLLIIMYLFLFPAIVAFMAFMIKRLEPKV; this comes from the coding sequence ATGGTCTTTGGCGGCATTAAAAAGGTCTTCAACCGTATAGGAAATTTAACGGTTAACTCCAGCCAGAAAGTTGGTGGGGGTGTTCAGAAGGTTGGAGAAGGGGTTCAAAAGCCAGTTAAACGGATTCGGGAAGTTGAAAGGCCTAAAATTTCCAGGCCGGCCATTAAAAAAGAATCTCAAACTGATTTAAGTACATTTGAACCTTCTAAGTCTGTTTCTAAGACTCAATCTCCCCGTAAAGTCATTAAAAAGATGGGAATGGAAAAGGATGAAATTGAAATTTTCAGGGACCTCATTGACCAGAAATATGAAAGAAAAGAAAAACCTGAAGATGAAGATAAAGCCAAAAAAGCAGCTGTACACAAAGCTTCTCTGGAAGAGCTCCTGAAAGAGGAAGAAAAAGCAGGTCTGGATCCAAAACTCATTTTAATAATGGGTATACTTGCATTTGCAGTTATCTTCACAGTTATAGTGGTACTGGGATTCGGCGTGGAGATTGGACTGGTCTTTGGTATCATCATCCTGCTGATGACCATGTTCATTGTGTACATGCCCAAAATCAAACTGGGAGGTCGTTCTACTGCAGCTTCAAGAGAACTACCCTTTGCTCTCAGACAGATGGCCACAGAATTAAGAGCAGGAATAGGTTTGCACGACAGTATGCGTTCTGTAGCCATGTCTGGTTACGGTCCGTTGTCTGAAGAATTTGCCAGAGCCCTGGAAGAAATAAAATATGGGGAAACCACTGAAAAAGCTCTGGTGGATATGAGTGATAGAATCAACTCTGAAGGTTTAACCAGGGCAATATACCAGATCACTCGAACCCTATCCAGTGGAGGGGATCTGGCCAAAACACTGAGTGTAATTGCCGATGATACTGCCTATGAAATGAGAATGAAGCTCAAGGATTACGCCCAGAAACTCAACTCTTTCACCATGATCTACATGTTTGTGGCCATACTGGGTCCAGTTATTACCATGATCATGTTAATTGCCGCTTCTACAGTTATGGGGCCAATTGTGCCACCTATGCTATTAATAATAATGTATTTATTCTTATTCCCGGCTATTGTCGCTTTCATGGCATTTATGATAAAAAGGCTGGAACCAAAGGTATAA
- a CDS encoding aminopeptidase P family protein produces the protein MKIDGIIEKIDHENLNSLIILKPENIAYVTGFMPSSTSVLILNEEPVFLTSKLDSEEASQKSTVHVEEFKSMSDIKKTLTETVSGKVGVENSMTVGTCKKLCKDFQIEITEIIEGLRTIKSQDEIKKIKGAIKIAEDSFKDLDFSVTEDNLAAQLEYNMRSAGSLRPSFETIVASGPRSSLPHASTTSKMVESPVMIDWGAFYQNYASDTTRTIIKTEEEEEILSIVLEAQKKAIETIKPGVKASYIDKVARNVIEDYGYGDNFIHSTGHGVGLEIHEKPSLSPKSDEKLEKGMIVTVEPGIYIEGKFGVRIEDMILVKNQAKILTNLPRKIFA, from the coding sequence ATGAAAATAGATGGAATAATAGAAAAAATAGACCATGAAAATCTTAACTCGTTAATTATTCTTAAACCTGAAAACATAGCTTACGTTACAGGTTTTATGCCTTCAAGCACTTCAGTCTTAATTTTAAACGAAGAACCAGTATTTTTAACCTCAAAATTAGACTCAGAAGAGGCCAGTCAAAAATCCACAGTGCATGTGGAGGAATTCAAATCCATGAGTGACATTAAAAAAACATTAACGGAAACTGTGTCCGGAAAGGTGGGTGTTGAAAATTCCATGACTGTGGGAACATGTAAAAAATTATGTAAAGATTTCCAGATAGAAATCACCGAAATCATTGAAGGTTTACGCACCATCAAATCCCAAGATGAGATTAAAAAGATTAAAGGAGCCATCAAGATTGCTGAAGACTCCTTTAAAGATCTGGATTTTTCAGTGACTGAGGATAACCTGGCAGCGCAGCTGGAATATAACATGAGATCTGCAGGTTCTCTGCGACCTTCCTTTGAAACGATTGTGGCTTCAGGGCCAAGATCAAGCCTCCCCCATGCTTCTACCACATCCAAAATGGTGGAAAGCCCTGTAATGATAGACTGGGGTGCATTTTACCAGAATTACGCATCGGACACTACTCGAACCATAATTAAGACTGAAGAGGAAGAAGAAATTCTTTCCATAGTTTTAGAAGCCCAAAAAAAGGCCATTGAAACCATAAAACCTGGTGTAAAAGCATCTTATATTGATAAGGTAGCCAGAAATGTTATTGAAGACTATGGGTACGGAGATAATTTCATCCATTCTACTGGGCATGGAGTAGGTCTTGAAATTCATGAAAAACCATCATTATCCCCTAAAAGTGATGAAAAACTTGAAAAAGGAATGATAGTGACTGTTGAACCTGGAATATACATTGAAGGGAAATTTGGAGTAAGAATTGAAGATATGATTCTGGTCAAAAACCAGGCTAAAATTTTAACCAACTTACCCCGGAAAATTTTCGCCTAA
- the pth2 gene encoding peptidyl-tRNA hydrolase Pth2, translating to MKQVIVMRADLKMSKGKLAAQACHASLGAYKKADERVIREWELEGGKKVVVQVKSQEELFEVYQLVKAAEIPSFLVTDAGHTELPPSTVTGLGIGPEKDEKIDKITQDLKLLK from the coding sequence ATGAAACAAGTTATTGTAATGAGAGCCGATTTGAAAATGAGTAAGGGTAAATTAGCTGCCCAGGCGTGCCATGCAAGTTTAGGGGCATATAAAAAGGCTGATGAACGAGTTATAAGAGAATGGGAATTGGAAGGTGGGAAAAAAGTAGTTGTTCAGGTAAAAAGCCAGGAAGAACTATTTGAAGTTTATCAACTGGTAAAAGCAGCTGAAATTCCTAGTTTCCTGGTAACCGATGCAGGACACACCGAACTTCCTCCATCCACAGTAACCGGCCTGGGAATAGGGCCAGAAAAGGATGAAAAAATAGATAAAATAACTCAGGATCTTAAGTTACTCAAATAA
- a CDS encoding site-2 protease family protein, with the protein MVNFTSHEIRDILISMLVIGGVFAYVFRNINQGDFISLIPVTLVAVGLGFVLHELAHKFVAIRYGFYAEYRLWVEGLVLAVITAALGFVFAAPGAVYIHGQYISNEENGKISIAGPLTNIALALIFFVLIQFVSFSPLLILVCSLGFTINSFLAFFNLLPISILDGAKVLKWNPVIWVVTTGIAFIMMAYPYILSYML; encoded by the coding sequence ATGGTTAACTTCACATCCCATGAAATCAGGGACATATTAATCTCCATGCTGGTCATTGGAGGAGTTTTTGCTTACGTATTCAGAAACATTAATCAGGGAGACTTCATATCACTCATCCCAGTCACACTTGTTGCAGTGGGCTTGGGCTTCGTGTTACACGAACTGGCCCATAAATTTGTGGCAATAAGATATGGGTTTTATGCGGAATATCGGCTCTGGGTTGAAGGATTGGTTCTGGCTGTAATAACAGCAGCCTTGGGATTTGTATTCGCTGCTCCTGGTGCTGTTTACATCCATGGGCAGTACATCTCCAATGAAGAAAACGGAAAAATATCCATTGCCGGACCATTAACCAACATAGCACTGGCTTTAATATTCTTCGTTTTAATCCAATTCGTATCATTCTCACCCCTATTGATACTAGTCTGCAGTCTAGGATTCACCATTAACAGCTTTTTAGCATTTTTCAACCTGCTCCCGATTTCCATATTAGACGGAGCGAAAGTTTTAAAATGGAATCCAGTAATATGGGTTGTTACCACAGGAATAGCTTTTATAATGATGGCTTACCCCTATATTTTATCTTATATGCTTTAA
- a CDS encoding zinc finger domain-containing protein, which translates to MEKIECTSCKQEISPVETYVKFECPECEEILYRCQKCRTFGHLYQCKCGFKGP; encoded by the coding sequence ATGGAAAAAATAGAATGCACCTCATGCAAACAAGAAATATCACCTGTAGAAACTTATGTGAAATTTGAATGTCCTGAATGTGAAGAAATACTCTACCGCTGTCAGAAATGCCGAACCTTCGGCCATCTTTATCAGTGCAAGTGCGGATTTAAAGGCCCATAA
- a CDS encoding 50S ribosomal protein L11 methyltransferase: MDIKCRCNQECIKKPPAVLEEIGYIYSPCDNCPEWNFKKFKPFIEQIDPNQRVDANWGKCSCGRRHLDLVIAHILLIMQEEGLKTEKATLRNTCIPLITPGYPLQHAPYLSKDTLVVLSPDFNDKCATRVLAEVPEVKGVLKGDIKDTVGIKGNELSSNEYKLLAGCDMRCDLVQTSEGTLLIYKHQGEIHIEFPQPVSPKISTLNKVMGKYENPKVLDCTCGPGTLGIASLKKGASRVVFNDLWYPAARTTALNLEVNGFPVDFYDCKKGLIARGESWDVYCLDVNELASVLEEKFDICVVDTFPGVDTTTFTEAVRGICEEIVII; this comes from the coding sequence ATGGACATAAAGTGCAGATGCAACCAAGAATGTATAAAAAAACCTCCTGCAGTCTTAGAAGAAATTGGATATATTTATTCTCCCTGTGATAACTGTCCAGAATGGAATTTCAAGAAGTTCAAACCATTCATTGAACAGATTGATCCTAATCAAAGGGTAGATGCAAACTGGGGAAAATGTTCCTGTGGTCGTCGCCACCTGGACCTGGTAATAGCTCACATCTTATTGATCATGCAGGAAGAAGGATTGAAAACTGAAAAAGCTACCCTTAGAAATACATGCATTCCATTAATAACACCTGGATATCCACTTCAACATGCACCCTACCTTTCAAAAGACACTTTAGTAGTATTATCCCCGGATTTCAATGATAAATGTGCAACACGAGTGTTGGCAGAAGTTCCTGAAGTTAAAGGTGTACTTAAAGGAGATATTAAAGACACAGTTGGAATTAAAGGCAATGAATTATCATCAAATGAGTATAAACTCCTTGCTGGCTGTGATATGCGCTGCGACCTGGTGCAAACCTCTGAAGGGACTCTTCTCATCTACAAGCATCAGGGTGAAATACATATAGAATTTCCCCAACCAGTATCTCCCAAAATTTCCACCCTAAATAAAGTGATGGGTAAATATGAAAATCCCAAAGTTTTAGACTGTACCTGTGGTCCTGGAACATTGGGAATCGCATCTCTTAAGAAAGGTGCCAGTAGAGTGGTTTTCAATGACCTCTGGTACCCTGCTGCCCGCACTACTGCCCTTAATCTAGAAGTTAATGGGTTTCCAGTAGACTTTTATGACTGTAAAAAGGGACTCATAGCACGGGGTGAATCATGGGATGTATACTGCCTGGATGTGAATGAACTAGCATCGGTTTTAGAAGAAAAATTCGACATCTGTGTGGTGGATACATTCCCCGGAGTAGATACCACCACATTTACCGAAGCTGTCAGGGGCATTTGTGAAGAAATTGTGATCATTTAA
- a CDS encoding HIT family protein → MVISTNSTCEYCQIAGGYGKLLWETSHWNVYLAPSQRYLGTCVVALKRHCRDLSQVNNEEWIDFAQVVEKLEESLTQTFQPTLYNWSCFKNSVFRNENPNPEIHWHFIPRYQEPVHFEGISFPDPDFGYIPLPKKREIPVKVMEKLARKINDNIIKA, encoded by the coding sequence ATGGTGATTTCCACGAATTCAACTTGTGAATACTGCCAAATAGCAGGAGGATATGGGAAACTTTTATGGGAAACAAGCCACTGGAATGTGTATTTAGCACCCAGTCAACGTTATCTCGGAACCTGCGTGGTGGCTCTTAAAAGACATTGCAGAGATCTTTCCCAGGTAAATAACGAGGAATGGATTGATTTTGCACAGGTAGTGGAAAAACTGGAAGAATCATTAACACAAACATTCCAGCCCACTCTCTACAACTGGAGTTGCTTTAAAAATTCAGTTTTCAGGAATGAAAATCCTAATCCAGAAATTCACTGGCATTTCATACCACGTTATCAGGAACCCGTGCATTTTGAGGGGATCAGTTTCCCGGATCCTGATTTTGGATACATTCCACTTCCCAAAAAAAGAGAAATCCCAGTGAAAGTAATGGAAAAACTCGCACGGAAGATTAATGATAATATTATTAAAGCCTAA
- a CDS encoding CpaF family protein, with protein MKDKRKEILKDLLGEFGSDDDHDNDLAAEEEYPLPREKKVSSVVEKAPEEEEEFTLDKIMKKTPKRKKKVRKSSDGLKAEIIEEGLIPKYNVSVPHFSDKEELIFNEVREKLVEVAVAQGEEFNIDEESFIGEVKQFLRTRGVRDVERLATQISQVMLGYGKLDPMIKDDDLEEIMVIGTGSKVFVYHRKIGMMVTNVVFESDDDIRAIIDVIARQVNRRIDQQTPILDARLKDGSRVNATLPPVSADGPTLTIRKFRKDPLTVVDLINFKTMSSHLAGFLWLCTDGMGVKPCNAIIAGGTGSGKTTTLNTIAAFVPPRERIITIEDTLELQLPHSHVLRMETRPPNIEGKGELTMDTLVKNSLRQRPDRVIVGEVRGSEAITLFTALNTGHSGMGTLHSNTARETITRLINSPMSVPNIMIPALDFIIMQNRMYRAEGGSLRRVTEVAEVVGMEEGNVQLNRVFEWNNVTDKVEYVGIASQTLRDMAEMRGVSITEIEEEIEKRRLVLEYLADNNIRSIEEVGRCVNSYYKDPDEMMDRIL; from the coding sequence ATGAAGGACAAACGCAAGGAAATACTGAAGGACCTTCTGGGGGAATTTGGTTCTGACGACGATCATGATAATGATTTAGCCGCAGAAGAGGAATATCCTTTACCCCGTGAGAAGAAGGTGTCTTCGGTTGTGGAAAAAGCTCCGGAAGAGGAAGAAGAATTCACCTTAGATAAAATAATGAAAAAGACACCTAAGCGTAAAAAAAAGGTTAGGAAATCTTCTGACGGGTTAAAGGCTGAAATAATAGAAGAAGGTCTTATTCCAAAATACAATGTGAGTGTCCCTCATTTTTCAGATAAGGAAGAACTGATTTTCAATGAAGTCCGGGAGAAACTGGTGGAAGTTGCGGTTGCCCAGGGTGAAGAATTTAATATTGACGAAGAATCATTCATTGGGGAAGTTAAACAATTCTTGAGGACCAGGGGAGTTCGAGATGTGGAAAGACTGGCCACACAGATCTCCCAGGTGATGTTGGGGTACGGGAAACTGGATCCTATGATCAAGGACGATGATCTAGAAGAGATCATGGTCATTGGTACTGGTAGTAAGGTATTTGTTTACCACCGTAAAATTGGGATGATGGTCACCAATGTGGTTTTTGAATCAGATGATGATATCCGGGCCATAATAGATGTTATTGCCCGGCAGGTGAATCGTCGTATTGACCAGCAGACACCCATACTGGATGCCCGTCTTAAAGATGGTTCCAGGGTTAACGCCACTCTCCCACCAGTTTCTGCTGATGGACCCACCCTGACCATCAGGAAATTTAGGAAAGACCCACTCACTGTGGTGGATTTAATCAACTTCAAAACCATGTCTTCCCACCTGGCAGGTTTCCTGTGGCTGTGTACCGATGGTATGGGTGTAAAACCATGTAACGCCATAATTGCCGGGGGTACGGGTTCCGGTAAAACCACCACATTGAACACCATTGCTGCTTTTGTGCCTCCAAGGGAACGTATTATAACCATTGAAGATACTCTGGAATTGCAGTTACCTCACTCTCACGTTCTGCGTATGGAAACCCGTCCCCCTAACATTGAAGGCAAGGGTGAACTTACCATGGATACCCTGGTAAAGAACTCCCTCCGTCAGAGGCCAGACAGAGTAATTGTTGGTGAAGTTCGTGGATCAGAGGCCATAACACTCTTCACAGCATTAAACACAGGTCACTCTGGAATGGGAACCCTTCACTCCAACACTGCACGAGAAACCATCACTCGTTTGATAAACTCACCTATGAGTGTGCCTAACATTATGATCCCTGCTTTGGATTTCATTATCATGCAGAACCGGATGTACCGTGCAGAAGGAGGATCTTTACGGCGTGTCACTGAAGTTGCGGAAGTAGTGGGGATGGAAGAGGGAAATGTACAGTTAAACCGCGTGTTTGAATGGAATAACGTCACTGATAAAGTGGAATATGTGGGAATTGCCAGTCAGACACTGCGTGACATGGCAGAAATGAGGGGTGTGAGCATTACCGAAATCGAAGAGGAAATAGAAAAAAGAAGGCTGGTACTGGAGTACTTGGCAGATAACAACATCCGTTCCATTGAAGAAGTAGGTCGGTGTGTTAACAGTTACTATAAAGATCCTGATGAAATGATGGATAGAATACTTTAA
- a CDS encoding YcaO-related McrA-glycine thioamidation protein: MFKEIPVKYFKGTHRCRDPTETIKKVEEKLSVAGVTRIAEITHLDRIGIPVYSAIRPGAAEGAVSIYAGKGATKPQAKASAMMEAFERYSAEQQESDDEKIVCGSFKEMDGGIDPSSLILPTSLNVDEKEIDWVKAVNAKTDTECMVPANAVYHPYQSTINGYSLFKSSTNGLASGNVLEEAVFHGITEVVERDAWSIFEALRQPKREVNCEGTDNSLINDVLSKFNKAGVDVKLVDLTADVEITTMAAVSDDTVLKDPALLTLGVGTHLDPEIAALRALTEVAQSRATQIHGTREDTTRAVFMRKAGYQRMKRINKHWFGEFQDSVNISDIKSKAKSSFKDDIETSLKLLDKCGFDKVLYTDLTRPEIEIPVVRVVIPGMEVYSVDTERIGKRLRQ, encoded by the coding sequence ATGTTCAAAGAAATTCCTGTAAAATATTTTAAAGGCACCCACCGTTGCCGTGACCCTACAGAAACCATAAAAAAGGTAGAAGAAAAGCTTTCTGTTGCAGGGGTTACCAGAATAGCGGAGATAACTCACCTGGATCGTATTGGAATACCAGTCTATTCTGCAATCCGACCCGGTGCTGCAGAAGGTGCGGTGAGTATTTATGCAGGGAAAGGAGCTACCAAACCACAGGCCAAGGCATCCGCAATGATGGAAGCTTTTGAAAGGTATTCTGCTGAACAACAGGAATCTGATGATGAAAAAATAGTCTGTGGTTCTTTCAAGGAAATGGATGGAGGTATTGATCCCTCCTCATTGATATTACCCACTTCATTAAATGTAGATGAAAAGGAAATTGATTGGGTAAAAGCCGTCAATGCTAAAACTGATACAGAATGCATGGTACCAGCCAATGCAGTTTATCATCCCTACCAATCAACTATTAATGGATATTCTCTTTTCAAATCAAGTACTAATGGTCTTGCATCGGGTAATGTTTTAGAAGAGGCAGTTTTCCATGGTATAACTGAAGTAGTGGAAAGGGATGCCTGGAGCATTTTTGAAGCCTTGCGCCAGCCAAAACGCGAAGTGAATTGTGAAGGCACTGATAATTCTCTGATAAATGATGTTCTATCCAAATTTAATAAGGCAGGGGTGGATGTTAAGCTGGTTGATCTCACTGCCGATGTGGAAATAACTACCATGGCTGCAGTATCAGATGATACAGTACTCAAAGACCCTGCACTCCTAACTCTGGGTGTGGGAACTCATCTTGACCCTGAAATTGCAGCTCTTCGGGCTTTAACTGAAGTGGCGCAAAGTAGAGCTACCCAGATCCACGGTACACGTGAAGACACCACCAGGGCAGTGTTCATGCGTAAAGCAGGATATCAGCGTATGAAACGGATTAACAAGCACTGGTTTGGAGAATTCCAGGATAGTGTCAACATTTCGGATATTAAAAGTAAGGCAAAAAGTTCGTTTAAGGATGATATTGAAACTTCCCTGAAACTCCTGGATAAATGTGGGTTTGATAAAGTGTTATACACAGATCTAACCCGGCCTGAAATTGAAATTCCAGTAGTGAGGGTTGTTATTCCGGGAATGGAAGTTTATTCAGTTGATACAGAAAGAATTGGGAAAAGACTCCGCCAGTAA